The genomic stretch TGCCGCCGACGGCTACGAGTTGATAACCGCCGGCAACACTGAACAGGCGCAAGCTTTGCGGTTTGGTCGCCGGCCCGACCTGGTGGTGGTTGATTTGGATTTGCCGAACGGAGATGGCTGGCAGCTCGCGGAACAGTTGAACACCAGTCAACCTCACTTGCCGGTCATGGCCACTACCGCGGATGCCGATGCCCGGCTGCGGGCGGCCGTGCACGGAGTCGATGTCGTGGTCATGAGGCCATGCGAAACCCAGCAGTTGAACCGGGCCGCGCGGGAACTCCTCGCCCTGACGGAGCAAGCCCAGCTCGGCCAAATCGCCGCCACGTTGCGTGCGTTGAAGCGCCGTTGCAGTGAAGAGGGAGTTACACCAGTTGCAAACGAAGTCGCCCAAGTCGTTTAGAGTTTCTGAACGCTCCATTTATGGTTCTTGCGAGCCCGATCTTCCGTCGGCATTCACATCTACTGCCGCCAGGTGGTTTCTCGCATTCTGTCTAACCGGGATGTTCGTTGTGAGCGCGTCGGCGGCCACCACGTCCCCGACGAACCTCAGCGTCACGAGCAAGTCTTTTCAGCAGGTTTCTCTCGCGTGGACCGATAACTCGACCAGCGAGAAAAACGTCGTCGTCAGCCGCAGCCTGCAAGCGACATCCGGCTATGTCGACATAGCGACGTTGGCGGCGAGCGCGACGAGCTATACCGACACGGCTGTCACGCCCGGGGCTACGTACTACTACCAGGTCAGTTCAGTGGCGGCGACCAAGGCACGCTATACTTCTTCGTCGATCAGCGTCATCACACCCAGTGTTGCCATTGTGAGCCCGACCTCCGGCAGTACTTACACTTCTGCGCAAACGATTTCAGCGACCGCGTCCATCAATCAAACCGACAATGCCGCGATCACCAAGACGGAGTTTTATGACGGCGGGGCACTTATGGGCACCGTCACAACCAGTCCGTACACGCTAAACTGGCCGATCACGGCAGCTAATAACGGCTCGCACACTTGGACCACGAAGGCGTATGACAGCGTCGGCGGCACATCGGCTTCTACTCCAGTCAATGTCGTCGTCGACATCCCCTGTACTTACACGCTGTCCGCCACCAGCAGCCCAACGATTGCCTCGACCGGCGGTTCCGGCAGTTTCACCGTGACCGTGGTGGGCGGTTGCAGTTGGACGACGAGCACCCCGGCCACTTGGATCCATCCAACCGTCAGCGGCTCAACGGTCAACTATACGGTGGATCTCAACAGCAGTTCGGCGGGACGATCCAGTACAATCACGATTCTCAACGGGACGGCGACCGTTGCGACTTACACAGTGACCCAGGCTGTGGACACGACCGCCCCGACGGTGCCGACAGGATTGACGCCGAGCGTGATTTCCTCCAGCCAGATCAACCTGAGTTGGAGCGCCTCGACCGATACTGGCGGCTCGGGCCTGGCCGGTTATAAGATCTACCGCAGCGGCGTTTTGATTACCACAACGACGGCCACCAGCTACTCCAACACCGGCTTGGCAGGGAGTACAACCTATTCGTTCACTGTGGCAGCCTATGACAACGCCGGCAACATCTCAGCGCAGAGCACCACGGTTTCCGCCACGACGCCAGCAGCGGCGGATACGACGGCCCCGAGTGTACCGACGGGCTTGACCGGTAGCGCGGTTTCCTCCACCCAGATCAACCTGAGTTGGAGCGCCTCCACCGATACCGGCGGCTCAGGTTTGGCCGGTTACAAGATCTATAAGAACGGTGTGCTACTCACCACCACGGCCAGCACCAGTTACTCGGTCACGGGCCTGTCGCCCAGCACAACCTATTCGTTCACTGTGGCAGCCTATGACAATGCCGGCAACATCTCGCCGCAGAGCACCACGGTTTCAGCCACGACGCCAGCAGCGGCGGACACGACGGCCCCGACCGTACCGACGGGCTTGACCGGCAGCGCGGTTTCCTCCAGCCAGGTCAACCTGGGTTGGAGCGCGTCAACCGATACGGGCGGTTCGGGTCTGGCCGGTTACAAGATCTATAAGAACGGTGTGCTGCTGACCACCACAGCCAGCACCAGCTACTCGGCCACCGGTCTGTCGCCGAGCACGACCTACACGTTTACCGTGGCAGCCTATGACAACGCCGGCAACACCTCGGCGCAGAGCACTGGGGTTTCGGTTACGACTCAGGCGGCGACGGATACGACACCCCCGAGTGTGCCGACCGGACTGACCGCAAGCGTAGTTTCTTCCAGCACGATCAGCCTGAGTTGGAACGCTTCGACCGATTCCGGGGGCTCGGGCCTGGCCGGCTATAACATCTATAGCAGCGGCGTTGTGATCGCGTCTTCGACGACCGCCAGTGCCGTTCTCAGGGGTCTGTCGGCGAGCACGACCTACTCCCTCACTGTCGCAGCCTACGACAACGCTGGCAACACCTCGGCGCAGAGCGCGGCGGTGTTAGCGACGACACAAGCAGCACTGACTATTACAACGGCCTCACCCTTGCCGTCGGCGACGGTGGGCACGGCGTACAGCGGGACGTTCACAGCCACCGGCGGCACGACGCCCTACACCTGGTCAATCAGTGCGGGCAGTTTGCCGGCGGGATTGACCCTGAGCAGCGGAGGCGTGCTCAGCGGCACACCCACCGCGGCGACAACCGCGAGCTTCACGGTACAGTGCACCGGCGGGTCTACGATCACCAAGACATTCAGCCTGACGGTGAACGCGGCGGCCGTCAATTACACGGTCGCCACCAGCGCCAGCCCCGTGGCTGGCGGTACGACCACCCCGAATGGCACTTTTTCGAGCGGATCCACCGTCACCGCCCAGGCGACGGTCAATGCCGGCTACAGCTTCGTGAATTGGACCCAGAATGGGACAACGGTCAGCACTTCTCCCAGCTACAGCTTCCAACTTAATGGGAATGTGACGCTGGTGGCCAACTTCACGGCAATTTACACGATCACCGGCACTGCCAGCCCGTCCAACGGTGGCACGATCTCCGGCCTGGGCAACGGCCTGTTCATCAGCGGCACGACCGTTTCCCTGACCGCCAACCCGGCCTCCGGCTACAGCTTCAGCAGCTGGACGGAGAACGGCTCTGTCGTGTCCTCCACCCCGACCTACAGCTTTACCGCAACCGCCAACCGCAACCTGGTCGCCAACTTCACCTCCACCAGCAGCACACCCGGGAAGTACTTGTGGTCCTGGGTCCATGGCGGAGCCTCGCAAGACGATGGCCGCGCCGTGGCCGTGGACAAACGCGATGGCAGTGTCCTGCTCACAGGGGACTTCAGCGGGTCCGTCAGCTTCGGGGGTGCCACGATTTCGGGGACTTCCGGCACCAGCGTGATGTTGGCCAAGTACGCGGCCAACGGCACCTATCAGTGGGCCGTGGCGCCGTCGGGCTCTGGCGTAAGCCAGGGACAGGCCGTGGCGGTGGATACCAACGGCAATGTGTTTGTGACCGGGTATTTCGCCAACACGAT from Verrucomicrobiia bacterium encodes the following:
- a CDS encoding response regulator; this encodes MPEQKRILLVTDASPAWNSFADTLAADGYELITAGNTEQAQALRFGRRPDLVVVDLDLPNGDGWQLAEQLNTSQPHLPVMATTADADARLRAAVHGVDVVVMRPCETQQLNRAARELLALTEQAQLGQIAATLRALKRRCSEEGVTPVANEVAQVV
- a CDS encoding fibronectin type III domain-containing protein, coding for MSASAATTSPTNLSVTSKSFQQVSLAWTDNSTSEKNVVVSRSLQATSGYVDIATLAASATSYTDTAVTPGATYYYQVSSVAATKARYTSSSISVITPSVAIVSPTSGSTYTSAQTISATASINQTDNAAITKTEFYDGGALMGTVTTSPYTLNWPITAANNGSHTWTTKAYDSVGGTSASTPVNVVVDIPCTYTLSATSSPTIASTGGSGSFTVTVVGGCSWTTSTPATWIHPTVSGSTVNYTVDLNSSSAGRSSTITILNGTATVATYTVTQAVDTTAPTVPTGLTPSVISSSQINLSWSASTDTGGSGLAGYKIYRSGVLITTTTATSYSNTGLAGSTTYSFTVAAYDNAGNISAQSTTVSATTPAAADTTAPSVPTGLTGSAVSSTQINLSWSASTDTGGSGLAGYKIYKNGVLLTTTASTSYSVTGLSPSTTYSFTVAAYDNAGNISPQSTTVSATTPAAADTTAPTVPTGLTGSAVSSSQVNLGWSASTDTGGSGLAGYKIYKNGVLLTTTASTSYSATGLSPSTTYTFTVAAYDNAGNTSAQSTGVSVTTQAATDTTPPSVPTGLTASVVSSSTISLSWNASTDSGGSGLAGYNIYSSGVVIASSTTASAVLRGLSASTTYSLTVAAYDNAGNTSAQSAAVLATTQAALTITTASPLPSATVGTAYSGTFTATGGTTPYTWSISAGSLPAGLTLSSGGVLSGTPTAATTASFTVQCTGGSTITKTFSLTVNAAAVNYTVATSASPVAGGTTTPNGTFSSGSTVTAQATVNAGYSFVNWTQNGTTVSTSPSYSFQLNGNVTLVANFTAIYTITGTASPSNGGTISGLGNGLFISGTTVSLTANPASGYSFSSWTENGSVVSSTPTYSFTATANRNLVANFTSTSSTPGKYLWSWVHGGASQDDGRAVAVDKRDGSVLLTGDFSGSVSFGGATISGTSGTSVMLAKYAANGTYQWAVAPSGSGVSQGQAVAVDTNGNVFVTGYFANTINFGAPSGAMTSAGWYDIFVAKYSPAGVCLWSKQFGSPTSGDNQGDESGYALAVDSAGNVIVGGSFDGTANFS